TTAGTCCAACCCTAGAAATTAGGAGCCTTGTCCCATCAGTCCCATCCCGCCACCGCGagcatctcccacctcgggatccctccAGATCCACCCTCTCTCCCTCGATTTCCCGATCGGGCCAACCACCTCCTTCACTCGATCCACCCAATCCCGCAACCGAGGCCCGAGCTCCTCCCACTCGATCCCTCCTCGAGCACCTGCCTCTGCCCGAGCTCCTACCTCAGCTCCCCATCACCCTCGACCCCGCCTCGTCGGCCGGCCGGAGATGAGTGCCCCGACAGCCCCGCTTGTTTTCCCCTCCTGTTTCTCTACCTCTCTGTCTCACGATCttcccctccctctctctgttttcgcTCACAGGAGACCGCCATGGCGCCGCTGCAGTTCTCCTGCAGTTGGATGCAGCAGCTCTGCATCGAGCgcacgcccgcgccgccgctgccgtgtcTGCCTCCCTCCGCTTCCAGCCGTCCCCGCTGCCATGCGCCTCGTCCGCCTTGCCGGGTTCTTCGCCAGTCCCTCGCCCCGCCTGTGCGTCTCTGCTCCTTCCTCGACGCCGAGCTCGCCAagctccgccgcctcgacctcAGGCCGGCCTCCCTCGCGCCCTCTCTTCCTTTCCCTCCCCCCTTTCTGTCtcacctctctctgtctctcttcgtCAGGGACAGGAACCAGACGAGCCCAGCTGCGGCCTCGCCGGAGAGCTTCCCCGCGCCCGTCCCATCGCGCCGCGCCTGTCCAGCCTCTGCTCGAGCTCGTCGACCCTCCGCTTCCCGTGCCTGCCGGCCCTGCCTCAAGTCCCCGCTGCCACGTCGTGCCCTGCGTCTGCCTCGCCCGCTCGTCTCTGTACGCGAGGGGAACGAGCGCCTCGCCCGCGTTGACCTCTCCCCTCGCCAAGCCGCCGAGCCGCCCGAGCACCTCCTCCAGTTCGTCGCCTCGGACGCCGCCTGGTCAAGCTCCGCTCGCTTCCGTCCATCGCCGGGAGACGCCAGCGCCAAGTTCCCTGTCTGCTTCCTCTGCATCGAGCGAGGGCAGCGCCCGCGTTGACCGCATCGCCCGTCACCAGCTACCAGGCCAAGCGCGCCCCTTCGCGGCCTGCCCAGCCTCCTCCCCACCgaactgggcttggcccatggtgagcagcatcCAGTGCCCTCTCATGTGCACGGTTGGCCCAGCAAGATTCGGCCCGTAGGTGTTTTTTTCCCTGCTGCGAATTTAGACATTATCCAGGAGTTTACAGTTTTACAGGAAaccccctgttcttcatgcatttaataactaataaaccgtgcatcggattaaaatgatttaaacatgtaaaatgcttagaattttgtgtagattaataatatgctgctctcatccatgtttaaaatgtttaaacttgttgtttatttaattttg
This window of the Triticum aestivum cultivar Chinese Spring chromosome 5D, IWGSC CS RefSeq v2.1, whole genome shotgun sequence genome carries:
- the LOC123124894 gene encoding translation initiation factor IF-2 isoform X1, whose product is MSAPTAPLVFPSCFSTSLSHDLPLPLSVFAHRRPPWRRCSSPAVGCSSSASSARPRRRCRVCLPPLPAVPAAMRLVRLAGFFASPSPRLDRNQTSPAAASPESFPAPVPSRRACPASARARRPSASRACRPCLKSPLPRRALRLPRPLVSVREGNERLARVDLSPRQAAEPPEHLLQFVASDAAWSSSARFRPSPGDASAKFPVCFLCIERGQRPR